The following proteins are encoded in a genomic region of Phragmites australis chromosome 9, lpPhrAust1.1, whole genome shotgun sequence:
- the LOC133928323 gene encoding glycine-rich protein A3-like: MGGGKDKQDEGDKGLFSNMMHGVAGGHGYPNQGYPPQGYPPPPGAYPPPPGAYPPPPGAYPPPPGAYPPQYGYPQPGGYPQPGGYPSHGGYPPAGYPGASHQGGHGSSHGGGHMGPMLAGGAVAAAAAYGAHKLSHGHGGHSGHGGLGAFGGGHGYGGYGHGYGGHGKFKHGHGGHGKFKHGHGKFKHGKHGHGMFGGKFKKWK; encoded by the exons ATGGGGGGAGGGAAGGACAAGCAAGACGAGGGCGACAAGGGCCTCTTCTCAAACATGATGCATGGTGTTGCCGGTGGCCATGGGTACCCGAATCAGGGATACCCTCCGCAAGGCTACCCGCCACCGCCAGGGGCATACCCTCCTCCCCCTGGGGCGTATCCCCCTCCGCCTGGGGCTTACCCCCCTCCGCCTGGGGCATACCCTCCACAATATGGGTACCCTCAACCAGGTGGCTACCCTCAACCAGGTGGCTACCCGTCGCACGGTGGCTATCCTCCTGCAGGCTACCCCGGCGCATCTCACCAGGGTG GTCATGGTAGCAGCCATGGTGGGGGACACATGGGACCAATGCTAGCTGGAGGCGCAGtcgctgcagctgctgcttATGGAGCACACAAACTCTCCCACGGCCATGGAGGACACAGTGGACACGGTGGACTTGGAGCCTTTGGAGGAGGCCATGGCTATGGCGGTTATGGCCATGGCTATGGCGGCCACGGCAAGTTCAAGCATGGCCACGGCGGCCACGGCAAGTTCAAGCACGGTCACGGCAAGTTCAAGCACGGCAAGCATGGGCACGGCATGTTCGGCGGCAAGTTCAAGAAGTGGAAGTGA